From the genome of Papaver somniferum cultivar HN1 chromosome 2, ASM357369v1, whole genome shotgun sequence, one region includes:
- the LOC113350752 gene encoding uncharacterized protein LOC113350752, translating to MYTTWRFHGESLEGARNTATEYVADKDVTAVLNESVTTDVDENGREGMDENGEAGVDENAEAGADVNVGTSRCYHKKKSAAEQARKPLYPSCPKGKSAMYAAIMVNNIKTQFGISDNGVTAMLELMKELVPEGNTLPSKFPDIKKIIKEMGMDYVTYDACINDCVLYWKDNSSLVKCPVCQEPRLKRLYSIPWISEAMLWHSRAQKDVNIMRHPVDYTAWRCADNFFPEFAKEARNVTLGIAIDGLNPNGCFGFNYSCWPVILCPYNLPPSMCMKREFSMLCLLISGPRASGKDIDVYLQPLIEEFKELWNDGVMTFDSFTKSEFLLKERLLWAIHDFTALGILSGCVTHGYYACPTCGEEKVSEWLSYSKKNMLYGTSKHKYRDDKTNFSGGVEHGKAPWPLTGLQIQEMVKAMRSKQDKGKPPAKKRKRGSEVCHCTYVMHTKNNITEHIINTLMGNSKSKDGVNARKDMEAMGIKKRLMKGIKGLVRNKRYIEGCIARGYALREASLYLMEDISDDGDGTHKHTRQAFLDDDCDDADEKYDVYVNGDKSNGQRSKSFHLWLSNELLKAKETDSTLWRLLQGPLFKAQSYKKYQVNGFTFSKLSSGVKNVSQNSGVSMKVVTRLHANVGDKNACKVDAVSKVVKVNLSKMRSINTVVDESFILASEATQVFYSKDLSEEGWSVVLHSRQRLTSAVDKSEVLISFQSVLTDNENLRKLLITDSIF from the exons ATGTACACAACATGGCGCTTTCATGGTGAAAGTTTAGAAGGAGCACGTAACACTGCAACTGAATATGTAGCCGATAAGGATGTCACAGCAGTTTTGAATGAGAGTGTTACAACAGATGTGGATGAAAATGGTAGGGAAGGGATGGATGAGAATGGAGAAGCAGGTGTTGATGAGAATGCAGAAGCAGGTGCTGATGTGAATGTTGGAACCAGCAGGTGTTATCATAAAAAGAAGTCAGCGGCTGAGCAGGCAAGAAAACCATTATATCCTTCATGTCCTAAAGGAAAGTCAGCAATGTACGCTGCGATTATGGTGAACAACATAAAGACTCAGTTTGGAATTTCAGACAACGGTGTTACAGCAATGTTAGAGTTGATGAAAGAGTTGGTTCCCGAAGGTAACACCCTTCCATCCAAGTTTCCAGATATCAAGAAGATTATTAAAGAGATGGGGATGGACTATGTCACTTATGATGCTTGTATAAATGACTGTGTACTTTATTGGAAGGATAATAGTTCATTGGTGAAATGTCCGGTATGTCAAGAACCTCG GCTGAAAAGACTTTACAGTATACCATGGATATCAGAGGCGATGCTTTGGCATTCTAGAGCACAAAAAGATGTCAATATAATGCGTCATCCGGTTGATTATACAGCTTGGCGGTGTGCGGATAACTTTTTTCCAGAATTTGCTAAGGAAGCACGGAATGTTACTCTTGGGATAGCAATTGATGGATTAAACCCAAATGGATGTTTTGGTTTCAATTACAGCTGTTGGCCGGTGATACTGTGTCCGTACAACCTTCCACCTTCAATGTGTATGAAGCGCGAAttctccatgttatgtttgttgaTATCAGGCCCAAGAGCATCAGGTAAAGACATTGATGTGTACTTACAACCATTGATAGAGGAGTTTAAAGAGTTATGGAATGATGGTGTTATGACATTCGACAGCTTCACAAAGTCTGAATTTCTGTTGAAGGAAAGGTTGTTATGGGCCATTCATGATTTTACGGCATTAGGGATTCTGTCTGGATGTGTGACTCATGGATATTATGCGTGTCCTACCTGTGGTGAAGAAAAAGTTTCTGAGTGGCTGTCGTATAGTAAAAAAAATATGTTATATGGGACATCGAAACACAAGTACAGAGATGACAAGACAAACTTCAGTGGAGGGGTAGAACATGGTAAAGCTCCATGGCCACTAACAGGATTGCAAATTCAAGAAATGGTGAAGGCTATGAGAAGCAAACAGGATAAGGGTAAACCACCAGcaaagaaacgtaaaagaggATCAGAAG TCTGTCATTGTACATATGTTATGCATACAAAGAATAATATAACTGAGCATATCATTAACACTCTCATGGGTAACAGTAAGTCAAAAGACGGTGTAAATGCACGGAAAGATATGGAAGCTATGGGTATTAAGAAGCG GTTAATGAAAGGAATTAAAGGATTGGTGCGCAATAAAAGGTACATTGAGGGGTGCATTGCAAGAGGGTATGCATTGCGAGAAGCTAGCTTATACCTTATGGAGGACATATCAGATGATGGTGATGGTACTCATAAACATACTCGGCAGGCTTTTTTGGATGATGACTGTGATGATGCCGATGA GAAGTATGATGTTTATGTTAATGGTGACAAGTCTAATGGTCAGAGATCAAAGAGTTTTCATCTATGGTTGAGCAACGAG TTGTTAAAGGCCAAAGAAACTGATtcaacactttggagactcctgcAAGGACCACTCTTCAAGGCACAATCATATAAGAAGTACCAAGTCAATGGGTTTACTTTTAGCAAACTCAGTTCTGGGGTGAAGAATGTATCACAGAACAGCGGTGTGTCAATGAAAGTTGTTACAAGGCTTCATGCGAA TGTTGGAGATAAGAATGCTTGCAAAGTTGATGCAGTTTCCAAGGTTGTAAAGGTCAACTTGTCAAAAATGAGAAGCATAAATACAGTGGTGGATGAGTCGTTTATCCTTGCATCTGAAGCTACTCAAGTGTTCTACTCGAAGGATCTTAGTGAAGAGGGATGGTCCGTAGTGTTGCACTCACGACAGCGATTAACGTCTGCAGTAGATAAATCTGAAGTTCTTATATCTTTTCAGTCAGTTCTGACTGACAATGAGAATTTGAGAAAGCTGCTCATTACTGATTCTATATTTTGA